Proteins encoded together in one Amblyomma americanum isolate KBUSLIRL-KWMA chromosome 1, ASM5285725v1, whole genome shotgun sequence window:
- the LOC144100494 gene encoding uncharacterized protein LOC144100494 produces MDENSGDKAPPPVGRARGRSRDRARTVVVLPGAQAAPTVPQFPAAMAPLAALPREPGVLRPATVTLPSMPTLDSVAGLSSSFDRMAIGQGAHLQQTAAMAPSAVVTTTLRFVSEQHPLPDTKH; encoded by the exons ATGGACGAAAACAGTGGCGATAAAGCACCTCCGCCCGTCGGTCGCGCTCGCGGCCGTTCGCGCGACAGGGCACGGACCGTGGTCGTATTGCCCGGAGCACAGGCGGCACCTACGGTGCCTCAATTTCCTGCTGCCATGGCGCCGCTAGCGGCTTTGCCAAGGGAGCCTGGTGTTTTGAGGCCTGCGACGGTGACCTTGCCGTCGATGCCCACCCTCGACAGCGTGGCGGGCCTGTCGTCCTCCTTCGACAGGATGGCCATCGGACAAGGGGCGCACCTCCAGCAGACGGCGGCGATGGCCCCTTCAGCTGTA GTCACTACCACGCTCCGATTCGTCTCTGAGCAGCATCCGCTTCCGGACACCAAGCACTGA